A segment of the Mytilus trossulus isolate FHL-02 chromosome 12, PNRI_Mtr1.1.1.hap1, whole genome shotgun sequence genome:
TGAATACCTGTCATGTTTTAAAGGCTTAATGGGTGTAAACGTTAGCTCTAAGCCTGATTACCGTTTATGTACAAGACATATGTCTAATGTAGAAGATAAAGATCCTTATACTGTGGTATCAGTTGTTAAGGTATGTTAAAGGTTTAATGGGTGTAGACCTTAGCTCTAAGCCTGATTACCGTTTATGTACAAGACATATGTCTAATGTAGAAGATAAAGATCCTTATACTGTGGTATCAGTTGTTAAGGTATGTTAAAGGTTTAATGAGTGTAGACGTTAACTCTAAGCCTGATTACCGTTTATGTACAAGACATatgtctaatgtagaaaataaagATCCTTATACTGTGGTATCAGTTGTTAAGGTATGTTAAAGGTTTAATGAGTGTAGACGTTAGCTCTAAGCCTGATTACCGTTTATGTACAAGACATATGTCTAATGTAGAAGATAAAGATCCTTATACTGTGGTATCAGTTGTTAAGGTATGTTAAAGGTTTAATGAGTGTAGACGTTAACTCTAAGCCTGATTACCGTTTATGTACAAGACATATCTCTAATGTAGAAGATAAAGATCCTTATACTGTGGTATCAGTTGTTAAGGTATGTTAAAGGTTTAATGAGTGTAGACGTTAGCTCTAAGCCTGATTACCGTTTATGTACAAGACATATGTCTAATGTAGAAGATAAAGATCCTTATACTGTGGTATCAGTTGTTAAGGTATGTTAAAGGTTTAATGGGTGAAGACGTTAGCTCTAAGCCTGATTACCTTTTATGTACAAGACATATGTCTAATGTAGAAGATAAAGATCCTTATACTGTGGTATCAGTTGTTAAGGTATGTTAAAGGTTTACTGAGTGTAGACGTTAGCTCTAAGCCTGATAACCGTTTATGTACAAGATATATGTCTAATGTAGAAGATAAAGATCCTTATACTGTAGTATCAGTTGTTAAGGTATGTTAAAGGTTTAATGAGTGTAGACGTTAGCTCTAAGCCTGATTACCGTTTATGTACAAGACATATGTCTAATGTAGAAGATTAAGATCCTTATACTGTGGTATCAGTTGTTAAGGTATGTTAAAGGTTTAATGGGTGTAGACGTTAGCTCTAAGCCTGATTTCCGTTTATGTACAAGACATATGTCTAATGTAGAAGATAAAGATCCTTATACTGTGGTATCAGTTGTTAAGGTATGTTAAAGGTTTAATGAGTGTAGACGTTAGCTCTAAGCCTGATTACCGTTTATGTACAAGATATATGTCTAATGTAGAAGATAAAGATCCTTATACTGTAGTATCAGTTGTTAAGGTATGTTTATATGGAATATTAATGGGCAAAAGCCAGAGAATACCAAGAGGATATATTGATCTAGAtctatattcaaaataataagtaaaaggaaatttaacattacaatgGCAAAacaagacaattaacttaaaattgagaacaaagaaccccatcaaaaaccaGGTTTATCTTGGGCCCTATGGTTTGAAatgataagcagatcctgctccacatttaCACCTGTATCATAGTGACAGTATTCAAGTGTTTTTTAAGATAAGATTATTTGAGTAGACATTTTCTGTCAGTCTCTCCTCAATAGCTATTAGCCAAAAgtacattttacaaataattcaaaggttctcttcttgtttttttctggacattaattaaaaaaacccatcatCAATGAGGAGAAAAAACCTACTATATAGTGGTCTACAACTgccttaacataaaaaaaataaaaacgtaaaaaatgtttaacaattcatttgagaaaacaaatatccttatgtataataatttttgttattaagaaCAAATATGTCAGTAAAGAACCAGCTACATGTAAAACCACTTAATATAATGCAATTCTAATATGACGACCTATCCACCAGTATAAGTATAATAAATCTACCTTTAACGCAAACGCAGTAATACACAAAAACGACGACTGTTCCACTCTACAACCAACTTATTTATACTGCCAGATAATCTCAATTTTCAACGTAAAAATCCCCAGTTTATAGAGGCCAAGATTcagatacaaaatatttatctctattctacagcaaaataaacaaatcagtgcatttcaatttattattcatggtaaaatttcatgaaacgaAAATTCCTTGAAATGATGTTCTTGTCTTGGCAACAAAACAAGGTAACGTCACAAGTAGATTTTCGTAAACATATTAAATACAGGGCGTTCTAAAGCTTTTTGTACgcctcaaaacaaacaaatttacattggaagaaaatatataagtgaaaaatgcgattgaaaaaaaaaccccagtgaattatataatattacttatattatcaaaattgggTAAAGAGGAACAGCTAAAACAGTATCGTACGATAGGGCTTTCACGTATAACAAAATTACGGAAATTGTCCTAtaagaatcaaaataattcatggcagccgtagatttgttttcatttaaacacGGGTCTggcatttatatttgtattttacccCTCACTAACGCtcagggtaaaaaaaatggattataAATGCCCAACCCAtggttaaatgaaaacaaatctctggctgccatgaattatttcttaaatattgaaCTAGGGACAtgcacataaagaatgtggtgggattaaacatgtttgctgTTGCCAAACCctcctctaacctgggacagatGTGGAACAGTACAAACTATAAACTCAGTTAAAAAGACTGAGCTCAGCAAATTGATACAAGGCTTGATTGATACAAAATACAacttaacaaaaatatagaacagaCTGTCATGACTGTCTTAAAGTCTAACTCCTTTGATTTTACAGGATGTTTGTATGTTTATTAGACTGTCATGACTGTCTAATAGTCTAACTCCTTTGATTTACAgaatatttgtatgtttatatcaAAGATTTGCATATTTATAGgtgatatattcaatatttaagttACATTTTCAGTTGGAAAAAACAGATATCgatgatgaaaataaactgttCAGAAAAAGGCATAAACAATCTGGTAACAGGTGTAGCTCTAGTTCAGAAGATGAACCATtaagaaaaaagaccaaaagatTTGTCAAAATGGGAAGCTCTAGTTCAATGAGTTCTGAAGATGAAAGTAGAAGTTTGAAGTCTGCACTTGAACTTGATTTAGGTTCTGCTGTTTTAGGACAACATGCTGGTCAACTTCTTCTGGATATACCAAAAATGCAATACACAACAATCAAGATACCGGGAATGATAGTCAAAGATACAAAGGTAAAAATAACTTGTAGAGCACTATTTTGCTCATTTTCACCCCTCCCCCTCCTCCTCCCCCAAAAAAAGATAATTCATATAACCCCTCTCCAAaccttttttttgcaaaaagttcaaaacctgacatttcttttcacatattttacaagtagtgtaagggaggtaaatcaaaacatagacaaaattgtatattaaatgTAATTGGACTACCTCCCTttcactgcttttaaattgtcttatttGTCCATTTACCAGGAAAACCTAGTTTCCCTCTCCTTTTTTACcctaatttcaaatttgtttaaaagcaATATTCAAACAAGGTCAATCCTAACCATCCGTTtgtggtatggaaacttgtggtataattttagagagattcatacacttCAGCACAAATTATTGtctagaaaatacaaaaatgcttatttgggcccctaattcctaaactgttaagaccataacccacaaaattaatcccaaccttccttaagtggtattgaaccttctggtaAAAGTTAAAGAGATCCATTTACTCATGTTACTTAAACtgaagttattgtctggaaccTAAATGCGTCTTTGGGCGATGACACAGACAACGAAGACAACATGATAGCATTATACGacccaaaaatatttttgtggtTGTATCAAACCAGCAGTATGATCCCgaccaaaaagggggggaagaTCTCAGGTGTATTTGAAAGTTAGCAGATCCACTTTACATATGACACCCATCATGTTGGTCATAACAATTTTGGTAAATACTATATATA
Coding sequences within it:
- the LOC134692081 gene encoding uncharacterized protein LOC134692081 isoform X1 yields the protein MGVDVSSKPDFRLCTRHMSNVEDKDPYTVVSVVKLEKTDIDDENKLFRKRHKQSGNRCSSSSEDEPLRKKTKRFVKMGSSSSMSSEDESRSLKSALELDLGSAVLGQHAGQLLLDIPKMQYTTIKIPGMIVKDTKVYFTLLDMSGDHYYKLCKRMTLDKDRDVATIHYSKPLDILIEEERNILIESFMRLNNIDTELPHAIDKSKIF
- the LOC134692081 gene encoding uncharacterized protein LOC134692081 isoform X2, which produces MSVDVSSKPDYRLCTRYMSNVEDKDPYTVVSVVKLEKTDIDDENKLFRKRHKQSGNRCSSSSEDEPLRKKTKRFVKMGSSSSMSSEDESRSLKSALELDLGSAVLGQHAGQLLLDIPKMQYTTIKIPGMIVKDTKVYFTLLDMSGDHYYKLCKRMTLDKDRDVATIHYSKPLDILIEEERNILIESFMRLNNIDTELPHAIDKSKIF